Genomic window (Halofilum ochraceum):
CGCTCCCGCGCGGATGCAGTGAACTCCTCGTGGATGTCCACTGATTCCACCGAATGCACCATGCCGGCGAGGCAGGCCGTGACATAGCCGCTGCCGGTGCCGATCTCGAGCACGTTTTCGTCCCCGGTCAGTTCCAGCGCCTGCAGCAGGCGTCCTTCCACGACCGGTGGCATCATCGTGTGACCATGGCCCAACGGTATGCGGGTATCGGAGTAGGCGAGCCGGCGGTAATCCGGTGGCACGAAGCGTTCACGCGGGAGGGCGCCGAGCGTGCGCAGCACGGACGGGTCGAGCACGGACCACGGCCGGATCTGCTGCTCGATCATGTTGTAGCGCGCGCGCTCGAAGTTCATTTCGTCCATGCCCGTGTCCCCTATACCGTCAGCCCGCCGAGGGTACGGTCTTTGCGTGAGACCGGCAAGGCGCGCCCCGCCGGGGTTTTGCGCTTGCCGATCAGCTGGCGTAAACTGCGCCGCTGACCGATCGGTCGGTCAGCCGGAGTATAGATCACATGCCGCAGTCGCCGCAAAACCAGTCCGCCGGTCGGGACGAAATCCTCCGCGCGGCGACCGACCTGTTCGCCGAGTCCGGGTTCGATGCCGTTTCGATGAATTCGATCGCCGTGCGCGCGGGCACGAGCAAGGCCAACGTGTTCCATCACTTCGGCAGCAAGGACGCGCTGTACCTGGCGGTCATGCGCGATGCCTGCGGCCGGTTTGAAACCTCGATCGACGCATTCGAGGGGGAGCGCA
Coding sequences:
- a CDS encoding protein-L-isoaspartate O-methyltransferase — its product is MDEMNFERARYNMIEQQIRPWSVLDPSVLRTLGALPRERFVPPDYRRLAYSDTRIPLGHGHTMMPPVVEGRLLQALELTGDENVLEIGTGSGYVTACLAGMVHSVESVDIHEEFTASARERLRELDIDNVTLATGDAAAGWNGGHRFDAIALTGSVPAVPDAYRQALTPGGRLFAIIGDTSQPVMEAIQITRVGDEEWSVESLFETWIAPLENTSRPRRFEF